A single Micromonospora luteifusca DNA region contains:
- the rplL gene encoding 50S ribosomal protein L7/L12, whose protein sequence is MAKLSTDELLDAFKEMTLIELSEFVKQFETTFEVTAAAPVAVAAAGGAAGGAAAPAEEEQDEFDVILEADGGKKIQVIKVVRELTGLGLKEAKDAVESAPKAILEKVNKETAEKAKTKLEGEGAKVTLK, encoded by the coding sequence ATGGCGAAGCTCAGCACCGACGAGCTGCTCGACGCGTTCAAGGAGATGACGCTGATCGAGCTCTCTGAGTTCGTGAAGCAGTTCGAGACGACCTTCGAGGTCACCGCTGCCGCTCCGGTCGCGGTCGCCGCGGCCGGCGGTGCCGCCGGTGGCGCTGCTGCGCCGGCCGAGGAGGAGCAGGACGAGTTCGACGTCATCCTCGAGGCTGACGGTGGCAAGAAGATCCAGGTCATCAAGGTCGTGCGTGAGCTGACCGGCCTGGGCCTCAAGGAGGCCAAGGACGCGGTTGAGTCCGCGCCGAAGGCCATCCTGGAGAAGGTCAACAAGGAGACCGCCGAGAAGGCGAAGACCAAGCTCGAGGGTGAAGGCGCCAAGGTCACCCTCAAGTGA
- the rpmG gene encoding 50S ribosomal protein L33, whose protein sequence is MAKATDVRPKITLACVECKERNYITRKNRRNDPDRIELKKFCPRDGRHTVHRETR, encoded by the coding sequence GTGGCGAAGGCTACCGATGTCCGGCCGAAGATCACTTTGGCGTGTGTGGAGTGCAAGGAGCGCAACTACATCACGCGCAAGAACCGCCGTAACGACCCCGATCGCATCGAGCTGAAGAAGTTCTGCCCGCGCGACGGCCGTCACACGGTCCACCGCGAGACCCGCTGA
- the rplK gene encoding 50S ribosomal protein L11, translating into MPPKKKLVKTFTLQLPAGQATPAPPVGPALGQHGVNIMEFCKSYNSQTESQRGDIVPAEISVYEDRSFTFVLKTPPAARLLIKAAGVQKGSGVPQAEKVGSVSRAQLREIAEKKMADLNANDLAQAEKIIAGTARSMGITVND; encoded by the coding sequence ATGCCTCCGAAGAAGAAGCTCGTCAAGACGTTCACGCTTCAGCTGCCGGCGGGCCAGGCCACGCCGGCGCCGCCGGTCGGCCCCGCGCTCGGCCAGCACGGCGTGAACATCATGGAGTTCTGCAAGTCCTACAACTCGCAGACCGAGTCCCAGCGGGGCGACATCGTCCCCGCCGAGATCAGCGTGTACGAGGACCGGTCCTTCACGTTCGTGCTGAAGACCCCGCCCGCTGCCCGGCTGCTGATCAAGGCCGCCGGTGTGCAGAAGGGTTCGGGCGTTCCGCAGGCCGAGAAGGTCGGCTCGGTCAGCCGCGCCCAGCTGCGTGAGATCGCCGAGAAGAAGATGGCCGACCTCAACGCCAACGACCTGGCCCAGGCCGAGAAGATCATCGCCGGCACCGCCCGCTCGATGGGCATCACCGTCAACGACTGA
- a CDS encoding putative bifunctional diguanylate cyclase/phosphodiesterase: MALVGCLVLALSVPSRLADWPIAVALLVVMVAAGIPTLSMVARRQAVVVTLSEIPLVLVAYWLSPLLVVVVATAAELFTQMQRGYAPPKFWFNVARAAAGSSVAGLVLAAVPPHDRVGPATWVVLFAAVTANTLISLVAVVGVITLLQGWQGTRETVRTAVQVLLTTVLNVAIGMIILIALVTTLWSILLLLALAVAGVMLYRSYSQFIRQHRTLGDMYELTRAMSEAGQEGNLTDVLLGRIRSLMQAEYATLWLPAQGRHPEVLLTARLDDRGLLDVARTPSVVREKTRESGQTVALGRAFDGDPTLRSALAGSKVKDVIAVPLRSGQAVIGTLEVVNRLSDVGHFAPADIPIFETVAAHAAVALENSRLVDRLWHDAYHDALTRLPNRRRITGALAESFKIAAPGEVVALLLFDVDGLRQVNESLGHAAGDKVLAEVASRLRASAPSSALVGRAGGDEFLVTLRLESADAALELAAQLRDQIRDEMVFDALTLDVNTAVGVAVHPDHGSDAATLLLRVDLAATAAKSVPGSVQLFNPALESRSLRRLGLAGDLRRALDQDDLEVYFQPKVTLRDRRLVGVECLARWEHPTHGTVAPEDFVAVAEHTGQLSRLTEVVLREGLRRSRDWALADQPLPIAVNLSARTLTDQHFPDRVQELLTEYGVPAQRLTLEITEAGVLDGTDRPIPTLRRLRDLGVRLSVDDFGTGDSSLAHLRRLPVHEVKVDRSFVQGMATDPGDLAIVNAVVTLSQQFGLAVVAEGVESELTLELLQDIGCEIGQGFLFSRPLPYERLAAWFGAQIEPETVSNGELPRLRVVP, from the coding sequence ATGGCGTTGGTGGGATGTCTGGTCCTCGCCCTGTCGGTGCCCAGCCGCCTGGCGGACTGGCCGATTGCTGTGGCGTTGCTGGTGGTGATGGTTGCTGCCGGGATACCAACGCTCAGCATGGTGGCCCGCCGCCAGGCGGTCGTGGTGACGCTCAGCGAGATCCCGCTGGTGCTCGTGGCGTACTGGTTGTCGCCGCTCCTCGTGGTCGTCGTCGCCACGGCAGCCGAACTCTTCACCCAGATGCAGCGCGGGTACGCCCCGCCGAAGTTCTGGTTCAACGTCGCCCGGGCGGCGGCCGGCAGCTCGGTGGCTGGCCTGGTGCTGGCCGCCGTGCCGCCTCACGACCGAGTGGGCCCTGCGACCTGGGTTGTGCTCTTCGCCGCTGTCACGGCCAACACGCTCATCAGCCTGGTTGCCGTGGTCGGCGTGATCACGCTCCTGCAGGGCTGGCAGGGCACCCGCGAGACTGTGCGTACGGCCGTCCAGGTCCTGCTGACCACGGTGCTGAACGTCGCGATCGGGATGATCATCCTTATCGCGCTGGTGACGACCCTCTGGTCGATTCTGCTTCTGCTTGCCCTGGCGGTGGCCGGCGTCATGCTCTACCGCTCGTACTCGCAGTTCATCCGGCAGCACCGCACGCTGGGTGACATGTACGAGCTGACCCGAGCGATGAGCGAGGCGGGTCAGGAGGGCAACCTGACCGACGTGCTGCTCGGCCGGATCCGTTCTCTCATGCAGGCGGAGTACGCCACGCTGTGGCTCCCGGCGCAGGGTCGGCACCCGGAGGTCCTGCTGACCGCACGCCTCGACGACCGGGGTCTCCTCGATGTCGCCCGTACCCCGTCGGTGGTTCGGGAGAAAACTCGCGAGTCGGGCCAGACGGTCGCCCTCGGTCGAGCCTTCGACGGTGACCCGACGCTGCGGTCCGCGCTCGCCGGCTCCAAGGTCAAGGACGTCATCGCGGTGCCCCTGCGATCGGGGCAGGCGGTGATCGGCACGCTGGAGGTGGTCAACCGGCTCAGCGACGTGGGCCACTTCGCCCCGGCCGACATCCCCATCTTCGAGACCGTGGCAGCGCATGCCGCCGTCGCTCTGGAGAATTCGCGGCTGGTCGACCGGCTCTGGCACGACGCGTACCACGACGCGCTGACCAGGTTGCCCAACCGTCGGCGGATCACCGGCGCACTCGCGGAGTCCTTCAAGATCGCTGCCCCCGGCGAGGTGGTGGCGCTGTTGCTCTTCGACGTCGACGGGCTGCGCCAGGTCAACGAGTCTCTCGGTCACGCGGCCGGGGACAAGGTCCTCGCCGAGGTCGCCAGCCGGTTGCGGGCCAGCGCGCCGTCGTCGGCTCTGGTCGGCCGGGCCGGTGGGGACGAGTTCCTGGTGACCCTGCGGTTGGAGAGCGCCGACGCGGCACTCGAGTTGGCCGCTCAACTGCGCGACCAGATCCGCGACGAGATGGTCTTCGACGCGCTCACCCTCGACGTGAACACCGCCGTCGGGGTGGCCGTGCACCCCGACCACGGCAGCGATGCGGCGACCCTGCTGCTCCGGGTCGACCTGGCCGCCACCGCGGCCAAGTCGGTGCCGGGCAGCGTGCAGCTGTTCAACCCTGCGCTGGAGTCCCGATCGCTGCGCCGGCTCGGTCTGGCCGGCGATCTGCGCCGAGCACTGGACCAGGACGACCTGGAGGTCTACTTCCAGCCCAAGGTGACTCTGCGGGACCGGCGCCTGGTTGGTGTCGAGTGCCTGGCCCGGTGGGAGCACCCGACGCACGGCACGGTCGCTCCTGAGGACTTCGTGGCGGTGGCCGAGCACACCGGCCAGTTGAGCCGGCTCACGGAGGTGGTGCTCCGCGAGGGGCTGCGCCGCAGCCGCGACTGGGCGCTGGCCGATCAGCCGCTGCCGATCGCGGTCAACCTCTCGGCCCGTACGCTCACCGACCAGCACTTCCCGGACCGGGTTCAGGAGTTGCTGACCGAGTACGGGGTGCCGGCACAGCGACTGACCCTGGAGATCACCGAGGCGGGGGTGCTGGACGGCACGGACCGGCCCATCCCGACCCTGCGACGGCTACGCGACCTCGGTGTCCGACTCTCGGTGGACGACTTCGGCACCGGCGACTCGTCGCTGGCGCACCTCCGCCGGCTGCCGGTGCACGAGGTCAAGGTCGACCGCTCCTTCGTGCAGGGCATGGCGACCGACCCGGGGGACCTGGCCATCGTCAACGCCGTGGTGACCCTCTCGCAGCAGTTCGGCCTGGCCGTGGTCGCCGAGGGCGTGGAGAGTGAGCTGACCCTGGAGCTTCTCCAGGACATCGGTTGTGAGATCGGGCAGGGCTTCCTGTTCAGCCGGCCGCTGCCGTACGAGCGGCTGGCCGCCTGGTTCGGCGCCCAGATCGAGCCGGAAACGGTCTCCAACGGGGAGTTGCCGCGCCTTCGTGTCGTGCCCTGA
- a CDS encoding histidine phosphatase family protein: MPIEIVFETHSWSEDNDRGLATGWLPGRLSPRGRALAAELGQRRRSDGIEAVFVSDLRRAVETADIALSGTTIPLLHDWRLRECDYGELNGLPAAELHERRSRYLDHPYPGGESWRQAVHRVGRFLDDLSLRWSGRRVLVIGHVATRWGFDHWINGVRLEDLVDADFAWREGWEYQMEEPQVPR; the protein is encoded by the coding sequence ATGCCGATTGAGATCGTCTTCGAGACTCACTCCTGGAGCGAGGACAACGACCGAGGTCTTGCCACCGGATGGCTGCCGGGTCGGTTGTCTCCGAGGGGAAGAGCCTTGGCAGCCGAACTCGGCCAGCGGAGGAGAAGCGACGGCATCGAGGCGGTCTTCGTCTCGGACCTGCGGAGGGCTGTGGAGACGGCCGACATTGCCCTCTCGGGAACCACGATCCCCCTGCTACATGATTGGCGCCTGCGGGAGTGTGACTACGGGGAGCTCAACGGCCTTCCGGCCGCCGAGCTGCACGAGCGGCGCAGCCGGTATCTCGACCATCCCTACCCCGGCGGCGAGAGCTGGCGACAGGCCGTGCACCGGGTCGGTCGTTTTCTCGACGATCTGTCGCTGCGGTGGTCGGGCCGGCGAGTTCTGGTGATCGGGCACGTTGCCACTCGCTGGGGCTTCGACCATTGGATCAACGGGGTCCGGCTGGAGGACCTGGTCGACGCCGACTTCGCCTGGCGTGAGGGCTGGGAGTACCAGATGGAAGAACCTCAAGTTCCGCGCTGA
- a CDS encoding tyrosine-type recombinase/integrase codes for MKSYEVQIWDIGKRADRKARPWRVRWAVSGQRFEDMFRTKALAHSFRAELVQAANAGEPFDPATGRPVSEARTKNPTTWYAHSRAYVEMKWPRAAAKTRRSIVEALTSITVTLTRPTKRGRPTDTLLRQALYLYGLNPRRWSDEIPPEHAAALAWLETVSLPVVELDSPAMVRRVLDSLCVRLDGKLAAASTVQRKRATFYNVLGYAVELELIASNPVDRVQWTAPEVAQSIDRRVVANPAQVATLLEAVKSLGKRADKVTAFFGCLYYAGMRPSEAADLRREDCDLAGRCVDCGADFDDLAAVKPSRSCEHEKIEHRWGRLVLAGTSPRAGSHWTDDGGSHERRGLKHRGRAETRTVPIPPRLVELLYVHVENHGVGPDGRFFRGLHGGPLSESVYDRWWKLAREKALTESQVASPLVRRPYDLRHAAASLWLNAGVPPTEVARRLGHGVAVLLRVYANCIDGGDDTMNDKIGEALA; via the coding sequence ATGAAGAGCTACGAGGTCCAGATCTGGGATATCGGTAAGCGCGCTGACCGGAAGGCTCGGCCGTGGCGGGTCCGCTGGGCAGTGAGCGGCCAACGCTTCGAGGACATGTTCCGCACCAAAGCCCTAGCGCACTCGTTCCGCGCCGAGCTGGTCCAGGCGGCCAACGCGGGGGAGCCCTTCGACCCGGCCACCGGCCGCCCGGTCTCCGAGGCCAGAACCAAGAACCCCACCACCTGGTACGCCCACAGCCGCGCGTACGTCGAGATGAAGTGGCCCCGGGCGGCGGCCAAGACCCGGCGCTCGATCGTCGAAGCGCTGACCTCGATCACGGTGACCCTGACCCGGCCGACAAAGCGGGGCCGACCGACTGACACCCTGCTCCGTCAGGCGCTGTACCTCTACGGCCTCAACCCGCGCCGCTGGTCCGACGAGATCCCGCCCGAGCATGCAGCGGCGCTGGCCTGGCTGGAAACTGTGTCCCTCCCGGTCGTCGAGCTGGACTCGCCCGCGATGGTCCGCCGCGTCCTCGACAGCCTGTGCGTACGCCTCGACGGCAAGCTTGCGGCTGCCTCCACCGTCCAGCGAAAGCGGGCCACGTTCTACAACGTGCTCGGGTACGCCGTCGAGCTGGAGCTGATCGCCTCCAATCCGGTCGACCGGGTTCAGTGGACCGCCCCCGAGGTCGCACAGTCCATCGACCGGCGGGTAGTGGCGAATCCGGCCCAGGTCGCCACGCTGCTGGAGGCGGTGAAATCTCTCGGCAAACGCGCCGACAAGGTCACCGCGTTTTTCGGCTGTCTCTACTACGCGGGGATGCGGCCCTCGGAAGCCGCGGACCTACGGCGGGAGGACTGCGACCTTGCCGGCCGTTGCGTCGACTGCGGGGCCGACTTCGACGACCTGGCGGCGGTCAAGCCTTCCCGGTCCTGCGAGCACGAGAAGATCGAACATCGTTGGGGCCGCCTGGTGCTCGCCGGCACCTCCCCGCGCGCCGGGTCGCACTGGACCGACGATGGCGGTTCCCACGAGCGGCGGGGACTCAAGCACCGGGGGAGGGCGGAGACTCGTACGGTCCCGATCCCGCCCCGGCTCGTCGAGCTGCTGTACGTGCACGTCGAGAATCACGGGGTCGGTCCGGACGGGCGGTTCTTCCGGGGTCTGCACGGTGGGCCGCTGTCCGAGTCGGTCTACGACCGGTGGTGGAAGCTCGCCCGCGAGAAGGCGCTGACCGAATCGCAGGTCGCCTCGCCGCTCGTCCGCCGGCCCTACGACCTACGTCACGCGGCGGCCTCGCTCTGGCTGAATGCCGGCGTCCCGCCGACCGAGGTAGCCCGGCGCCTGGGCCACGGCGTCGCCGTCCTCCTCCGCGTCTACGCCAACTGCATCGACGGTGGCGACGACACCATGAACGACAAGATCGGCGAGGCTCTGGCGTGA
- a CDS encoding alpha/beta fold hydrolase, giving the protein MFDGFEDERIDVGEVVLRVRHAGHGLPVLLVHGHPRTGSTWHRVAPQLVDRGFTVVCPDMRGYGQSGKAKILADHSQQSKRVVAADMVRLMNELGHTTFATVGHDRGSYVALRLALDHSDAVSHLVVIDGVPISEALARCDAKFAQDWYHWFFFAQPDKPERAITADPDAWYAGSARPESMGAENYREFRQAIHDAATVRAMLEDYRAGLGVDRAHEETDRRDGRTVRCPTLLLWSTRDDLEDLYGDPLAVWRPWAADLRGHPIESGHHVAEENPDDLTAALHHFLS; this is encoded by the coding sequence ATGTTTGACGGTTTCGAGGACGAGCGGATCGATGTCGGGGAGGTGGTGCTCCGGGTCCGGCATGCGGGGCACGGGCTTCCGGTCCTCCTCGTTCACGGGCATCCGCGTACGGGATCGACGTGGCATCGAGTCGCGCCGCAGCTGGTTGATCGCGGGTTCACCGTCGTCTGTCCCGACATGCGCGGCTACGGGCAATCCGGCAAGGCGAAAATCCTCGCGGATCACTCCCAGCAGTCCAAGCGGGTGGTCGCAGCGGACATGGTCCGGCTGATGAATGAACTGGGCCATACGACGTTCGCCACGGTCGGGCACGACCGCGGATCGTACGTGGCGTTACGCCTGGCGCTGGACCATTCCGACGCGGTCAGTCATCTGGTGGTCATCGATGGCGTACCCATCAGTGAGGCTCTTGCCAGGTGCGATGCGAAGTTCGCCCAGGACTGGTACCACTGGTTTTTCTTCGCCCAGCCGGACAAGCCAGAGCGGGCCATCACCGCCGACCCCGATGCCTGGTACGCCGGTAGTGCCCGGCCCGAGAGCATGGGAGCTGAGAACTACCGGGAGTTCCGGCAGGCCATCCACGATGCGGCCACCGTACGGGCGATGCTGGAGGACTACCGAGCCGGCCTCGGCGTTGACCGAGCACACGAGGAAACCGACCGGCGTGACGGTCGCACTGTCCGCTGCCCAACTCTGTTGCTGTGGTCGACTCGGGACGACCTGGAGGACCTGTACGGCGATCCGCTGGCCGTCTGGCGCCCTTGGGCCGCCGATCTACGTGGACACCCGATCGAGTCCGGCCATCACGTCGCCGAGGAGAACCCCGACGACCTGACTGCGGCGCTGCACCACTTTCTGTCCTGA
- a CDS encoding MaoC family dehydratase, with protein MELPAKTFRVTRADLVRYAGASGDFNPIHWSDRFATKVGLPGVIAHGMFTMALVGRAITEWAGSPDAVVEYGVRFTRPVVVPDDDQGTEIEVSARVREVTEDGLTRLDVTATCLGEKVLSQARATIRTTR; from the coding sequence ATGGAGTTGCCAGCCAAGACGTTTCGGGTGACCCGCGCGGATCTGGTCCGCTACGCCGGCGCCTCGGGTGACTTCAACCCGATCCACTGGAGCGACAGGTTCGCCACCAAGGTGGGTCTGCCCGGGGTGATCGCCCACGGCATGTTCACCATGGCGCTGGTCGGCCGGGCGATCACCGAGTGGGCCGGGTCGCCGGACGCGGTGGTCGAGTACGGCGTTCGTTTCACGCGGCCGGTGGTGGTCCCGGACGACGACCAGGGGACCGAGATCGAGGTCTCCGCGCGGGTCCGTGAGGTGACCGAGGACGGCCTCACCCGTCTCGACGTGACCGCCACCTGCCTGGGCGAGAAGGTGCTCTCGCAGGCCCGGGCAACCATCCGGACGACACGCTGA
- the rplA gene encoding 50S ribosomal protein L1: MQRSKSYRKAADVIDRSKLYTPAEAVKLAKETTNVKFDATVEVAMRLGVDPRKADQMVRGTVNLPHGTGKTARVIVFASGAKAEEATAAGADEVGTDELVARIQGGWLDFDAAIATPDQMAKIGRIARILGPRGLMPNPKTGTVTMDVTKAVQDIKGGKITFRVDKHSNLHLIIGKASFTESQLVDNYAAVLDEVLRAKPSAAKGKYLRKVILTSTMGPGVPVDPNLVKNLTGDATEA, from the coding sequence ATGCAGCGCAGCAAGAGCTACCGCAAGGCCGCCGACGTCATCGACCGGTCCAAGCTCTACACCCCCGCCGAGGCCGTGAAGCTGGCCAAGGAGACCACCAACGTCAAGTTCGACGCCACGGTCGAGGTCGCCATGCGCCTCGGCGTCGACCCCCGCAAGGCGGACCAGATGGTCCGCGGCACGGTCAACCTGCCGCACGGCACCGGTAAGACCGCCCGCGTGATCGTGTTCGCCAGTGGCGCGAAGGCCGAGGAGGCCACCGCCGCGGGTGCGGACGAGGTGGGCACCGACGAGCTGGTCGCCCGGATCCAGGGTGGTTGGCTCGACTTCGACGCGGCGATCGCCACGCCGGATCAGATGGCCAAGATCGGCCGGATCGCGCGGATCCTGGGCCCGCGCGGTCTCATGCCGAACCCGAAGACCGGCACGGTGACCATGGACGTCACCAAGGCGGTGCAGGACATCAAGGGCGGCAAGATCACCTTCCGGGTGGACAAGCACTCCAACCTGCACCTGATCATCGGCAAGGCGTCCTTCACGGAGAGCCAGCTGGTGGACAACTACGCGGCGGTGCTCGACGAGGTGCTGCGTGCCAAGCCGTCCGCGGCCAAGGGCAAGTACCTCCGCAAGGTCATCCTCACCAGCACGATGGGCCCGGGCGTTCCGGTCGACCCGAACCTGGTGAAGAACCTCACCGGAGACGCTACCGAGGCCTGA
- the nusG gene encoding transcription termination/antitermination protein NusG — protein MPEYDETAGPVDEQSTVATAAGDESVEAASEPEFPMTEPAPDEEYDPVAELRQKLRYAPGDWYVVHSYAGYENKVKTNLETRITSLDMEDFIYQVEVPTREEVEVKNGKRSQIQAKVFPGYILVRMELTAESYSCVRNTPGVTGFVGATDRADRPAPLSLDEVLKWLAPAVETEQKKSKPEIKVLDFEVGDSVTVTDGAFASLPATISEINADQQKLKVLVSIFGRETPVELNFNQVAKI, from the coding sequence GTGCCTGAGTACGACGAGACCGCCGGACCGGTGGACGAGCAGTCCACGGTCGCGACGGCGGCTGGTGACGAGTCGGTTGAGGCCGCCAGCGAGCCGGAATTCCCCATGACCGAACCCGCGCCGGACGAGGAGTACGACCCGGTCGCCGAGTTGAGGCAGAAGCTGCGCTACGCGCCGGGTGACTGGTATGTGGTGCATTCGTACGCCGGGTACGAGAACAAGGTCAAGACCAACCTCGAGACCCGGATCACGAGCCTCGACATGGAGGACTTCATCTACCAGGTCGAGGTGCCGACCCGGGAAGAGGTCGAGGTCAAGAACGGTAAGCGTTCGCAGATCCAGGCCAAGGTCTTCCCGGGCTACATCCTGGTTCGGATGGAGCTGACCGCCGAGTCCTACTCGTGTGTGCGCAACACGCCGGGCGTGACCGGCTTCGTCGGCGCGACCGACCGGGCCGACCGGCCCGCCCCGCTCTCCCTCGACGAGGTGCTGAAGTGGCTGGCGCCGGCCGTCGAGACCGAGCAGAAGAAGTCGAAGCCGGAGATCAAGGTCCTCGACTTCGAGGTGGGCGACTCGGTCACCGTCACCGACGGCGCCTTCGCGTCGCTGCCGGCCACGATCAGCGAGATCAACGCCGACCAGCAGAAGCTCAAGGTGCTGGTGTCGATCTTCGGTCGCGAGACGCCGGTGGAGCTCAACTTCAACCAGGTCGCCAAGATCTGA
- a CDS encoding ABC transporter ATP-binding protein yields MQLENVWVRYHRQGPWVLRGVDVRLGPGEVAVVLGRNGVGKSTLLQVAAGVLRPGRGRVTGRPARVGWVPERFPADQPFTVVRYLTGMARVAGLRGTAVDEAVTSWTDRLGLSAFRSVRLPELSKGTAQKVGLAQAMLRLPGLLVLDEPWEGLDAATRELVPELISEVLAADGAVLVSDHRGETVRLPAARRWSVADGSLTEEAPSADEAIAVVEVAVPAARVAGTVARLRAEGHQILRVRADASLAAPQARPHSPPARPAGELTPEQPVGGQGADAVVEPAAGEAR; encoded by the coding sequence ATGCAGCTGGAGAACGTCTGGGTGCGGTACCACCGGCAGGGGCCGTGGGTGCTGCGGGGCGTGGACGTGCGGCTCGGTCCGGGCGAGGTGGCGGTCGTTCTGGGCCGCAACGGCGTGGGCAAGTCGACCCTGCTCCAGGTGGCCGCGGGAGTGCTCCGCCCAGGCCGGGGTCGGGTGACCGGCCGGCCGGCACGGGTGGGCTGGGTGCCGGAGCGTTTCCCGGCCGACCAGCCGTTCACCGTGGTCCGTTACCTGACCGGGATGGCCCGGGTGGCGGGGCTGAGAGGGACGGCGGTCGACGAGGCGGTGACCTCCTGGACCGACCGGCTCGGGCTGTCCGCCTTCCGCTCGGTCCGGTTGCCGGAGCTGTCCAAGGGCACCGCGCAGAAGGTCGGGCTCGCCCAGGCGATGCTGCGCCTGCCGGGCCTGCTGGTGCTCGACGAGCCGTGGGAAGGGCTGGACGCCGCCACCCGCGAGCTGGTCCCCGAGCTGATCTCCGAGGTGCTCGCCGCCGACGGTGCCGTCCTGGTCAGCGACCACCGTGGGGAGACGGTCCGGTTGCCGGCCGCGCGCCGCTGGTCGGTGGCCGACGGGTCGCTGACCGAAGAGGCGCCGTCGGCGGACGAGGCGATCGCGGTGGTCGAGGTCGCGGTGCCGGCCGCGCGGGTCGCCGGCACCGTCGCCCGGTTGCGCGCCGAGGGCCATCAAATTCTTCGAGTACGCGCCGACGCCTCCCTCGCCGCACCACAGGCTCGCCCCCACTCCCCACCGGCCCGGCCAGCCGGTGAGCTGACGCCCGAGCAGCCTGTGGGCGGCCAGGGCGCGGACGCGGTGGTCGAGCCGGCAGCGGGGGAGGCCCGGTGA
- the rplJ gene encoding 50S ribosomal protein L10, whose product MADKPIRADKATAVAELTESFRSSGATVLTEYRGLTVSQLTQLRRTLGAETSYTVAKNTLAKRAATDAGITGLDELFTGPTALTFVSGDVVEAAKGLRDFAKANPKLVIKGGVFEGKAISAAEVTKLADLESREVLLAKLAGAMKGNLSKAAALFQAPLSKTARLAAALQDKREKEGAEAA is encoded by the coding sequence ATGGCGGACAAGCCGATCCGGGCCGACAAGGCCACGGCCGTCGCTGAGCTGACCGAGAGCTTCCGTAGCTCGGGCGCCACCGTGCTGACCGAGTACCGCGGTCTGACGGTTTCCCAGCTCACCCAGCTTCGGCGCACGCTCGGCGCCGAGACCAGCTACACGGTCGCGAAGAACACGCTGGCGAAGCGTGCTGCGACGGACGCGGGCATCACCGGCCTCGACGAGCTGTTCACCGGTCCTACCGCGCTGACTTTCGTTTCGGGCGACGTCGTCGAGGCGGCGAAGGGGCTTCGCGACTTCGCGAAGGCCAACCCGAAGCTCGTCATCAAGGGCGGTGTCTTCGAGGGCAAGGCCATTTCCGCGGCCGAGGTCACGAAGCTCGCCGACCTTGAGTCCCGCGAGGTGCTGCTGGCCAAGCTGGCCGGCGCGATGAAGGGCAACCTGAGCAAGGCCGCGGCCCTGTTCCAGGCCCCGCTGTCGAAGACCGCCCGTCTGGCGGCTGCCCTGCAGGACAAGCGCGAGAAGGAGGGCGCCGAGGCGGCCTGA
- a CDS encoding MaoC family dehydratase N-terminal domain-containing protein, whose amino-acid sequence MSLDPSFVGRTYPPTAPYQVGREKIREFATAIGATDPAHHDLEAAQALGHPDLVAPPTFPVIVTMAASNQIIEDPALGMDYSRVVHGDQRFAYTRPVVAGDELVCTNTIEDVSTRGGHGFLTTRTDVTTVGGEPVVAVWSKIVVRGEA is encoded by the coding sequence ATGTCTCTGGACCCTTCCTTCGTCGGCCGGACCTATCCGCCGACCGCCCCCTATCAGGTGGGCCGAGAAAAGATCCGCGAGTTCGCCACCGCCATCGGTGCCACCGACCCGGCCCACCACGACCTGGAGGCCGCGCAGGCGCTGGGCCACCCCGACCTGGTGGCCCCGCCGACCTTCCCGGTGATCGTCACGATGGCCGCGAGCAACCAGATCATTGAGGACCCGGCCCTGGGTATGGACTACAGCCGGGTGGTGCACGGCGACCAGCGGTTCGCGTACACCCGGCCGGTGGTCGCCGGTGATGAGCTGGTCTGCACCAACACCATCGAGGACGTCAGCACCCGGGGCGGGCACGGCTTCCTGACCACGCGCACCGACGTCACCACCGTCGGCGGGGAACCGGTGGTCGCCGTCTGGTCCAAGATCGTCGTACGCGGAGAGGCCTGA
- the secE gene encoding preprotein translocase subunit SecE, which yields MADNKRRGEDAGDDRLDDEVVDEVADDDAPSADEPVSRGGTATRSRARAESADSRPTTRSETGRVGVFGRIARFFREVVAELRKVIWPTRKELLTYTAVVVTFVAVMLTIVGLLDLGFAKVVLFVFGNSD from the coding sequence GTGGCCGACAACAAGCGGCGCGGCGAGGACGCCGGCGACGATCGTCTGGACGACGAGGTCGTCGACGAGGTAGCCGATGACGACGCCCCCAGCGCGGACGAGCCGGTCTCCCGGGGAGGCACCGCCACGCGGTCGCGTGCCCGGGCGGAGTCGGCGGACAGCCGGCCCACGACCCGGTCGGAGACCGGTCGAGTGGGCGTGTTCGGCCGCATCGCCCGGTTTTTCCGCGAGGTCGTAGCCGAACTGCGTAAGGTCATCTGGCCGACGCGTAAGGAGTTGCTGACCTACACCGCCGTGGTGGTGACGTTCGTCGCGGTGATGCTGACGATCGTCGGCCTGCTGGACCTCGGCTTTGCCAAGGTCGTGCTGTTTGTCTTCGGCAACTCGGACTGA